A region of the Clostridium estertheticum subsp. estertheticum genome:
AAGCATATCCAATTGGCCATGATAATCATAAATTGTAATTTGAGAAAAAGATATTATAGATCTTGGCTTAAGCATTTTTGTAGTTTTAGCAATCGCGTTTATTGTCATAACTTCAAGACTTTCTAACTCTTCATATATACGCTGCTTCTCAATTAAAACTTCTGCTTGTTTAGGAAGTATACTTCCTCGCCTTAAAGAAGTTTCATAATTTTCTTCAAACTCAAGATATACACTATCTAATTTACCTTGGCATCTTTGTGCATCATCAACTACTATAAATGCCCCTGACATATAATCTAAAAAAGTAGATGTAGTATCAAAAAAATAAGGCATATAACTATCAACGTCTTTGAAACTTCCTGTTTCCTTGAGTGCTTCTAAATTAATATTAACAAGAGACGTTATTCTTTCTATAGCTTCTTTATCCTTTTTCTTATGTAAATTTCCGATCATATTTTCTAGATTTTCCTTTATCTTGTCATAACCTTTTTTTCTACTATCCTGAGTTAGTATAATTTCTTTTGCTGGGAATATTTCTATTTTTTTTACCTTATCTATACTCCTCTGGGTTTCACTATTAAATGTCCTTATAGAATCTATTTCATCGTCATAGAGTTCTATCCGAAATGGCAACGCAGATATGGGAGGATATAAATCCATTATCCCTCCCCTTATACAAAATTGACCTTTAGTCTCTACTCTATCTACTCTCTCGTACCCACATTGAATTAATTTTTCTGAAAAGGTATTAAAATCTAGTGTGCCTCCTACCGATAATTTATAAGCATATTTTTGAAGCAAATTCACAGGTATGTAAGTAGCCGCTATTGCTTCTATACATGTAACTATTATTTTCTTACCACCTTCAGTAATTTTTTTCATTACCTTAAGTCTTTCCCATCTTAAATCCCCTGATACAGCATCTGCGTTATAAAATCCCATTTCTCTGGTTGGATAATAATACACGTCGTTTACATAAAAAGATAAGTCCTCATAAATATTTTTAGCCTCTACATCACTGTGTGTTAAAATAAGCATTGATTTATCTAGTTCTTCATATACACCATTTACTAAATAACCCTTTGCTGATTCTGAAAGTCCATATACTCCAATTGGGTATACTTTTTTTTCTATATTACTTAGGATATCTTTAAATTGATTACTTTCCTTTAAAGGCTTCATAAGCCCACTTAGTCTCATGTTAACACCTCTCACTCATTACATAAATGTATAAATAGTATTTTAATAGAATTACCTTCATTTAAGCATTAAAACCATTAAACTGATTCATAGCCTCACTGCATCCCTTTTCGATTATAGTTTGGGTTGCCTGTATAGTTGCCTCAAATGTCTTTTCCACAAGTATTCTCTGATCACTCGAAAATCTCCCTAAAACATGAGGTATTAGTGCCCTCTCTGGTTTCCCTACTCCTATTTTTATTCTAACAAACATGTCAGATGACAAATTCTCAATAATGCTTTTTAAACCATTATGTCCGCCAGCACTCCCTTTACTTCGTATTCTTAATTTACCTGGATCCAAACTAATATCATCATGTAGTATGATGATATTTCCACTCGGAATCTTATAAAATGAGGACGCTTCTCGTACACTTTCCCCACTCAAATTCATATATGTACTCGGTTTTAATAAGATAACTTTATTAGAACCTATATTAATTTCCGCGCATACACCTTTAAATTTTATCCTATTAATTGATACATTATACTTATCTGCCATCAAATCAATTACATCGAATCCTACATTATGTCTTGTATGTCTATATTCATCTCCTGGATTTCCCAGTCCAACTACTAAATACATCATTACCTCCAAATATTATTATGATTAAAGTATATATCTTTTACATAATTATTTTTTCATTTACCTTTTTTATAATATTATACCAATAAGTGTTATAATCTACAACTATACATAAAAATGCTCTACTTAATTCTAATTTGCAGCTTTTAATTCAGATAGAATTATACTAATATCTTTATATTTACCATTTCTTTGAACTTTGCACTGCACACTCCTTGCAACTTTATATTTATCTAAGATATTACTTAACTCTTCCATGTTTTTAACGCCTACTCCACCTATTTGAGTTATAATATCAGTAGGCATAATTCCAGCTTTGTATGCCCCACTACCACTTACTACTTCTTGCACATACACTCCCTCTATACCATTATTACCAACTGAGATTGCAGCTACTCCATAAATACCTATAGCAGGTCTTATAACTTTACCATAGGTCATCAAATCACTTATAATTTCTTTTGCTACATTTGTATTAATAGCAAATCCCATCCCAGAAGTTTCAGTAGCTGAACCGATTTTTAAACTATTTATACCAATTACTTCTCCGTTAATATTGCATAATGCTCCCCCACTATTTCCTTCATTTATAGTTGCATCAGTTTGTATTACTTTATATATGGTTTGCTCACCAGTCTTTTTGTCAACTATATTAACTTTCCTATCTAATGCGCTTATAATTCCTGCGGTAACTACTCCCGAAAACTGCTCTCCTAGTGGATTACCAATAGCAATAGATAAATCACCAACATTAACCTTTGATGAATCACCAAGTTTTGCCACAGGCAAATTGCTAGCTTCAACTTTTATAACTGCCAAATCTGATATAGCATCAGTCCCTATTACCTTCGCTTTCAACACCTTATAATTACTAAGCTTTACCTTTATTTCTGTCGCATTTTCAATCACATGATAATTTGTAATAATAAACCCTTCACTTTTAAATATAATACCGGACCCACTAACCTCAGGTGTTTCCTCTCCACCTGAGGTTTTAACGATTATACCAACTACTGTTGGTGATACCTTCCTTGTAACCTCTGAGATGGAATTTGAATATATATCCTTATTTTTTTCTTCTAATTTACTTTGGGTTAAATCACCGCTAATATTTTCTTGTAATTTATCTTTACTAATAACATAATTTGCTGTAATTCCTCCAGAAAGGGCAGCTATTAACATAAAAAGTATCACTTTTAAGAACATTTTAAAATAATTTCTTTTATTATTTTTTCTAAATTTAATTTCTCCAAAGATATCCTGACCCCGCTCTGCATTCTTCCATAAAGCATCTCTTATTTCTTCATTAAATTTATAGTTATCCTTGTTATCCATAGTCTCACCCGCCCTTCTTGTTATAATTACATTATGGAAGTTATTAAAATTATTCTACTTTCATTAATGTAAAAGTAAAATAGACACCTTTATCTTTGTTTTCCACCCATATATCTTCCTGTAATTGCGTTATTATATTTCTAACTATAGCTAGACCAAGTCCAGTACTGTCCTTTACTGTTCTTGCTTTATCTGCTTTGTAAAACCTATCCCAAATATGCAATAAATCTTCTTCTGCTATTTGTGGACCATCATTAAACACAGATATGAAAGCTTTCCTACCTTTAGTTTTTGAACTGATTTTTATTTTTCCACCCTCATTAACATATTTTATTGAATTATCTAATAAATTTGTAATTACTTGCACGAGCCTATCTTGATCTCCTGCTACGAATAAATTATCTTCTTCAAAACACACATCCACACAGGCGCGTTTTTCTTTAATTTTAGTTTCATTTTTTATAACTGTAAGTCTAATTATTTCGTTAATATCCACTTTAATAATCTTTAAACTAAACTCCCCAGCTTCAATTGCAGACATATCTAATAAGTCATTTACGAGTCTTGTTAATCTTTGAATTTCTTCATATGCAATGGATAAATAGTATTTTTCTTTTTCCTCTGGAATTACTCCATCTAGTATTCCTCCAATAAACCCCTTAATTGATGTTATAGGTGACCTAATTTCATGTGATACATTTGATATAAATTCACGTCTGTTTTTTTCATTTTTTTCAACAGAATCCGCCATAAAATTAAATGTTTGAGCTAGTTCTCCGATTTCATCATTAGATTTTAAATAAACCCTCTTATTAACATCCCCATTAGATATCTTCCTAGCTACAGAATTAATCTCTGCTAAAGGCTTTATGATAATTTTTTGAGAAAAGTAGTATATAACTATACAAGAAAATATTATTGCAAAAATTGCAGATATCCAAATTATTTCATAAACACGTTTTAAAGGGGAACTTATTTCGTCAATGGAATTGTATAATATTATTGATCCCTTAAAACTACCTGACTCATTAATTATTGGTGTACCGTAAACTCTTACAGTTTTATCAAATGCCCCAGCATAAGGTCCCGTAATCTCAAATGTATGTCCCTGTCTAAGTTTATCCAATTCTTCACCAAAAACTTGTTTTCCCATAAACTCCTTATGATCTTTATTAGATACAGCATAAACATAACCCATACTGTCTGTAAGCCATATATCCGACTTTATATACTTAGAAATTATGGTTATTATGTCATTTACTTGTTGAGACGTAGCGTCACCATCCCTCTCCATGTATTTCATAGCAATTCCTTGTATCATATATGACTTATCCAGAAATTGTTCTTTTTTTTGATCAAAAAAATAACTTTGGAACCAATAAGACAAAAATGACGCAATAATTATTAGGCTCATAGATATTATGATAGTGTAGGTTGCTAACATCTTAAAAAACAGCCCTTTTTTGACCACTTTACTTCACCTCAAATTTATATCCTACTCCCCAAACAGTCTCGATTTGCCAATTAGGTCCACCTTGAAGCTTTTCCCTTACTCTTTTTACATGAACATCCACGGTTCTAGAGTCTCCTGGATAATCGTATCCCCAAACTTCACATAAAAGCTGTTGCCTAGTAAACACCCTATTCTTATTAAGAGCTAAATAATGTACTAATTCAAATTCTTTAGGCGGCATTTTAACCTCTGCGCCTTTATATGTAACATTGTACGAATTAATGTCTATTTCTAGGTCTTCAAAATTCAAAACTTCTTTACCACCGTTATCTAAGTTATAACGCCTAAGTACAGCCTTTACTCTCGCAATTATTTCTTTTGGCTCAAACGGTTTTACTACATAATCATCTGCTCCAAGTTCTAGTGCTAATACCTTATCAAAAGTCTCTCCTTTAGCTGTAAGCATAATAACAGGAGTTTCATGTTCTTTTCTTATCCACTTCAAAACATCAATCCCATCAATATAAGGTAACATTATATCTAAAAGCACTAAATCTGGTTTATAACTTAAAAAGACTTCCTGCGCAGCCCTACCATCATGTGCTACTTTTGTAGCATACCCAGAGCTTTCAAGATACATTTTAATTACCTCGGCAATATTTTTATCATCATCAACTATTAGTATTTTACCTATAGTTCCTTCCATATCAGTACCTCCAAATTATTTTATCTATTATTTTTATTAATTAAATTCGAATAAATTTTCTTATAAATAATTTACCTTATTACTAATTTATCATACTTTAATGTTATCTTATTAGTTTTTTAAAAATGTTACAAATTATTCACCGTTACAATGGAGTAATTTCCTTGTTTTTCTAAATTTCATTTATGTATATTGTAATTATTTTTTAAATATCTTATAAATATCATTATAATAAAAAATAGCGATGCTTTATTATAATGATAATAAAGCATCGCTATTTTAAACTATGTAATTATATGTTATTAGTATCTTCAAATAGCTTGCTTACAGAAACATCTTCATATATTCTCTTTATAGCCTCAGCCAAAATTGGTGCCACTGATAATGTAGTGAATTTTGAGCACTGCTTCTCTTCTGGTATCTCAATTGTATTTAATATTATTAATTCTTTTATTACAGAATCGTTTATTCTTTGAATAGCGGGACCTGACAACACTCCATGACTACAACAAGCATAAACCTCTTTTGCTCCTAATTTAACTAAAGCATTAGCTCCATTAGTTATTGTACCTGCAGTGTCTATCATATCATCCATCATGATAACCGTCTTATTTTTAATATCGCCTATAACATTCATAATCTCCGCAACATTAGCTTTTGGTCTTCTCTTATCAATTATTGCTATTGGTGCATGCAATTTGTCTGCAAATTTTCTTGATCTAGCAACGCTTCCAAGATCTGGAGCAACTACAACTACATCATCCCTATCCTTAAACCCATTTTCGATATAGTATTTTGCAAGTATTGGTGTTCCAGTCATATTATCAACAGGGATATTGAAATATCCTTGTATTTGAGCTGCATGTAAATCCATGGTAAGCACTCTATCCGCTCCTGCAGTTGTTATAATATCTGCCACAAGTTTTGCTGTAATTGGATCTCTAGCTTTTGCTTTCCTATCCTGCCTTGCATATCCGTAGTATGGAATAACAGCCGTTATTCTCCCTGCTGAAGCTCTCTTAAATGCGTCAATCATAATAAGTAATTCCATTAAATTATCATTTACTGGGGCATTAGTTGATTGAACAACAAATACATCTGCTCCTCTAACTGTTTCATGAATATTAACAGATATTTCCCCGTCACTAAAAGTTCCTACTTCTGACGCTCCAACTGGTAATCCAAGTATATCTGCTATATCTGCCGCTAATTTAGGATTTGAGTTACCTGTGAAAATTTTAATGTTTTTGCCATGGCTTATCATCTGCAGTCCTGATTCTCAAAATTTTCATAAATCATACTTGAGTATAATTTATATATATTTTCATTCTATTTACTAAATAGAGTGGCAGTGTAGAGTATTAAAATCTCACATAATATATAACGTAATCTTTTATATGCCCATTCTACTGCGAAAATCAGTTTTCCACCTCCCTTTGTAATTTACTTACTGTACTTTGCTAACTTATTTATTAAGTCCTTTTTTTACAACCCAATTTTCAACGTTCTTCTGCCTTGCTCTAGCTATTGCCAAAGTATTTTTAGGAACCTCATTTGTAATTGTAGACCCAGCAGCAGTGTATGCATTATCATTAATTGTTACAGGCGATACTAAGTTAGTATTACAACCTATAAACACATTATTTCCTATTGTAGTTTTATATTTTGCTTTCCCGTCATAATTTACAACCACAGTTCCGCAACCAAAATTACATCCACTTCCAACTTCAGCATCACCAATATACGTAAGGTGAGATACTTTTGTATTATCCCCAATAGTTGATTTTTTTATTTCAACAAAATCGCCTATTCTAGCATGTTTACCTATATTGCTTTCCGGTCTTATATATGCATAAGGTCCTACAGTAGTTTTCTCTCCTATTTTGCTTTCAATTACTACAGAACTTTGAATTACAATTCCAGATTCCAAAACACTATCTGTAATTCTATTATTTGGATAAAGGACACATTCTTCTTTAATAATAGTTGTGCCTTGTAGTACATTACCTGGATATATAATAGTATCTTTCCCTATTATAACGTCGCAGTCTATATATGTATTGCTTGGATCCATTATTGTTACTCCATTTTCCATATGCTTTTCATTTATTCTTTTTCTCATAATTGCTTCAGCATTTGCAAGTTCCACCTTAGAATTAACAGCAGTAATTTCGTCGGCTAAAACATCAAATGCTCCAACTTTAAGCCCTTGATCCTTTAATATACCAATAACATCTGTTAAGTAGTATTCCTTTTGAGCATTATTATTATCTAATTTATCTAAACTAATAAGTAGCTCTTTTATGTTAAAGCAATACATTCCCGAATTTATTTCTTCAACTAATTTCTCTTCGGTGGTAGCATCCTTAAACTCAACTATCTTCTTAACCTCTCCAGTTTCATCCCTAATAATCCTACCATACTTTGCAGGGTCATTCATCCTTGAAGTTAATATAGTAGCTTTATAATTCCCTTTTTCATGATAATCTAAGAGTTCTCTAACAGTATGCTCACTAATTAATGGGCCATCTCCAACAAATATTGCGACGATCCCTTCATTACCACTTAGAAATTCTTTGGCACACATAACTGCATGGCCTGTCCCTAATTGATCCTCTTGAACAGAATAATTGATTTTTCTATCTTCTGTTCCTTTTTTAACCTCTGCGGCTCCTCTTCCAATTACCACATCTACCATATCAATATCTGCACTTCTCATGGTATCAATAACATGATTTATCATTTCTTTACCACAAACTTTATGCATAACCTTAGGAGTATTTGAGTTCATTCTTTTTCCTTCACCTGCAGCTAATATTATAGCGCATTTATACAAATAAAACACCTCTTTATACAAAAATTCGACATATTTACAGATTAAAAATTACATTAACTTTAATTAAAATACATTATATTATATTTTATATTATATTTTATAAAGCATTTAATTGCAACTAGCCTTAACTGTTTTTCATTATTTTTCTTCAAAAAACAAAAGGGGTTTCCCCCTCTTTTTTATACTTCTAAAACTTCTTCTGTTTTTTCTACTACCTTTTCTACTACTTTTGCCACTGGTTCTTCGTTTCTCACTTTTTCATACTCATCTAAAATCGCTGTTTGAATTTTCTCTCTTGTTTGAGTATTTATTGGATGAGCTATGTCCTTGAATTCTCCATCTGGTGTTTTTCTACTTGGCATAGCAATAAAAAGACCACTTTGGCCCTCTATAACTTTAATATCATGAACAACGAATTCATTGTCAAAAGTTATTGATACAATCGCTTTCATTTTACCTTCTGTAGCAATTTTTCTAATTCTAACATCTGTGATTTCCATACACTCCACCTCCAAGTTGCGTTATACGTTATATTTATACTATTTCTCTATAAATTGTATTTCTCCTTCTAAAATTATAAATAAATATTAAATATTTTGAATATTACACTTTTTCGAATATTTCTGATGGAGTTAACTCTGCGATGCCTTCATTGTTTATTCCTGTAAACTGAATAATTGATATGTACTCTTCTACTAATTTATGTCCACTTTCAATATTATCGACAAGAACACCAATACCTAAAAGCTCACTTTCAAATTCTTTAAGCAAATTAATTATGCCTATCGCAGTCCCTCCAGCCTTCATAAAATCATCTATAAAAACACATTTGCTCCCTTTTTTTATAGATTTCCTAGATAATGACATTGTTTGGATCCTATTACTAGAACCAGAAGCATAATTTATGCTAACAGTACTCCCTTCAGTAACCTTAGGATCATGCCGTACAATAACCAGTTGGACGCCTAACATCTTTGCCACCTCATATGCCAGTGGTATTCCTTTGGTCTCCACCGTAACTACGTAGTCTATATCTAACTCACTAAAAGCAGATGCAAGTATCACTCCTGCTTTGTGCACTATTTCTGGATTATACATAATATCAGTCATATATATAAAATTTCCTGGTATAACTCTATCTTTTTGTATTAAAATTTTGCATATCTCGTCTGCAAATATCCTACTTTCTTGCTTTGAGACTCCACAAATATATTTTACCCCACCAGCTGCGCCAGCTACTGTTTCAATTCTTCCCATCGATAACTCATTAAGCGTTTCCCTGACAATAACAATATCTTCACTAATTGTAGATTTAGCTGCATTAAATAATTCTGTAAAAGTTTTTAGATTTATTGTTTTATTGGGATTTTCTGTTAATACCTTTGTTATACCCGTAACTCTTTGATTTCTACTATATTTATTCATAATATATCACCCATATTTTTATTTTACGAATTTTACCTAGTAAAATTCATAATATCATTCGTATTTTAATTGTAAATCTTTTTTATCTTTATTACAATGCTTATAAATCCAATTCCAGAACGTTATTTTGTATTTTATTTAGTTTTTTTTGAATTGTATATAGTTTTTTTGTTATTTTGTATATAATTAAGAAGTGCTTATAATAATTATTTAAAATAAGCAATACTAATATAATTTACATATACTAAATAATAATAATTTTTTTTAAGGAGTTGATATAATGTCTTTTGATTTTATAAAAGATAAGAGCAAAAAAATTCATTTCATAGGTATTGGCGGTATAAGCATGAGCGGTCTTGCTGAAATACTTGTAAAAAACGGATATAAGGTTTCAGGTTCTGATATGCATTCTTCACATATAACCGATAAGCTAAAAAAACAAGAT
Encoded here:
- the pth gene encoding aminoacyl-tRNA hydrolase, translated to MYLVVGLGNPGDEYRHTRHNVGFDVIDLMADKYNVSINRIKFKGVCAEINIGSNKVILLKPSTYMNLSGESVREASSFYKIPSGNIIILHDDISLDPGKLRIRSKGSAGGHNGLKSIIENLSSDMFVRIKIGVGKPERALIPHVLGRFSSDQRILVEKTFEATIQATQTIIEKGCSEAMNQFNGFNA
- a CDS encoding S1C family serine protease, encoding MDNKDNYKFNEEIRDALWKNAERGQDIFGEIKFRKNNKRNYFKMFLKVILFMLIAALSGGITANYVISKDKLQENISGDLTQSKLEEKNKDIYSNSISEVTRKVSPTVVGIIVKTSGGEETPEVSGSGIIFKSEGFIITNYHVIENATEIKVKLSNYKVLKAKVIGTDAISDLAVIKVEASNLPVAKLGDSSKVNVGDLSIAIGNPLGEQFSGVVTAGIISALDRKVNIVDKKTGEQTIYKVIQTDATINEGNSGGALCNINGEVIGINSLKIGSATETSGMGFAINTNVAKEIISDLMTYGKVIRPAIGIYGVAAISVGNNGIEGVYVQEVVSGSGAYKAGIMPTDIITQIGGVGVKNMEELSNILDKYKVARSVQCKVQRNGKYKDISIILSELKAAN
- a CDS encoding sensor histidine kinase, whose protein sequence is MLATYTIIISMSLIIIASFLSYWFQSYFFDQKKEQFLDKSYMIQGIAMKYMERDGDATSQQVNDIITIISKYIKSDIWLTDSMGYVYAVSNKDHKEFMGKQVFGEELDKLRQGHTFEITGPYAGAFDKTVRVYGTPIINESGSFKGSIILYNSIDEISSPLKRVYEIIWISAIFAIIFSCIVIYYFSQKIIIKPLAEINSVARKISNGDVNKRVYLKSNDEIGELAQTFNFMADSVEKNEKNRREFISNVSHEIRSPITSIKGFIGGILDGVIPEEKEKYYLSIAYEEIQRLTRLVNDLLDMSAIEAGEFSLKIIKVDINEIIRLTVIKNETKIKEKRACVDVCFEEDNLFVAGDQDRLVQVITNLLDNSIKYVNEGGKIKISSKTKGRKAFISVFNDGPQIAEEDLLHIWDRFYKADKARTVKDSTGLGLAIVRNIITQLQEDIWVENKDKGVYFTFTLMKVE
- a CDS encoding response regulator transcription factor translates to MEGTIGKILIVDDDKNIAEVIKMYLESSGYATKVAHDGRAAQEVFLSYKPDLVLLDIMLPYIDGIDVLKWIRKEHETPVIMLTAKGETFDKVLALELGADDYVVKPFEPKEIIARVKAVLRRYNLDNGGKEVLNFEDLEIDINSYNVTYKGAEVKMPPKEFELVHYLALNKNRVFTRQQLLCEVWGYDYPGDSRTVDVHVKRVREKLQGGPNWQIETVWGVGYKFEVK
- a CDS encoding ribose-phosphate diphosphokinase — encoded protein: MISHGKNIKIFTGNSNPKLAADIADILGLPVGASEVGTFSDGEISVNIHETVRGADVFVVQSTNAPVNDNLMELLIMIDAFKRASAGRITAVIPYYGYARQDRKAKARDPITAKLVADIITTAGADRVLTMDLHAAQIQGYFNIPVDNMTGTPILAKYYIENGFKDRDDVVVVAPDLGSVARSRKFADKLHAPIAIIDKRRPKANVAEIMNVIGDIKNKTVIMMDDMIDTAGTITNGANALVKLGAKEVYACCSHGVLSGPAIQRINDSVIKELIILNTIEIPEEKQCSKFTTLSVAPILAEAIKRIYEDVSVSKLFEDTNNI
- the glmU gene encoding bifunctional UDP-N-acetylglucosamine diphosphorylase/glucosamine-1-phosphate N-acetyltransferase GlmU → MYKCAIILAAGEGKRMNSNTPKVMHKVCGKEMINHVIDTMRSADIDMVDVVIGRGAAEVKKGTEDRKINYSVQEDQLGTGHAVMCAKEFLSGNEGIVAIFVGDGPLISEHTVRELLDYHEKGNYKATILTSRMNDPAKYGRIIRDETGEVKKIVEFKDATTEEKLVEEINSGMYCFNIKELLISLDKLDNNNAQKEYYLTDVIGILKDQGLKVGAFDVLADEITAVNSKVELANAEAIMRKRINEKHMENGVTIMDPSNTYIDCDVIIGKDTIIYPGNVLQGTTIIKEECVLYPNNRITDSVLESGIVIQSSVVIESKIGEKTTVGPYAYIRPESNIGKHARIGDFVEIKKSTIGDNTKVSHLTYIGDAEVGSGCNFGCGTVVVNYDGKAKYKTTIGNNVFIGCNTNLVSPVTINDNAYTAAGSTITNEVPKNTLAIARARQKNVENWVVKKGLNK
- the spoVG gene encoding septation regulator SpoVG, producing MEITDVRIRKIATEGKMKAIVSITFDNEFVVHDIKVIEGQSGLFIAMPSRKTPDGEFKDIAHPINTQTREKIQTAILDEYEKVRNEEPVAKVVEKVVEKTEEVLEV
- the purR gene encoding pur operon repressor, which codes for MNKYSRNQRVTGITKVLTENPNKTINLKTFTELFNAAKSTISEDIVIVRETLNELSMGRIETVAGAAGGVKYICGVSKQESRIFADEICKILIQKDRVIPGNFIYMTDIMYNPEIVHKAGVILASAFSELDIDYVVTVETKGIPLAYEVAKMLGVQLVIVRHDPKVTEGSTVSINYASGSSNRIQTMSLSRKSIKKGSKCVFIDDFMKAGGTAIGIINLLKEFESELLGIGVLVDNIESGHKLVEEYISIIQFTGINNEGIAELTPSEIFEKV